A part of Candidatus Electrothrix aestuarii genomic DNA contains:
- a CDS encoding ElyC/SanA/YdcF family protein — protein sequence MIDFLRFLVPIFAPLPLGAFCLLLALLFLILRMYKMTAFTLLFSLSFFLVLGYGMPARQQLSNMERKYSPLDVEKISTKEKQQIRFVVVLGNANITDPGIPESNQLSSTSLYRLVEGIRIQRELPQTFLILSGGANQDSQANAVVAGRVAESLGMNESQLIIKKDPKDTAEEAKLLQPMLKEMPFILVTSAAHMERAMKLFQDTGMHPIPAPTDFLVKDNNQLTSSSFVPTLENLWLSERLIYAWGAKAWNTVSSLIK from the coding sequence ATGATTGATTTTTTGCGTTTTCTGGTCCCCATTTTCGCACCTCTGCCCCTAGGTGCCTTCTGCCTCCTCCTGGCGCTCCTCTTTCTGATCTTGCGCATGTACAAGATGACAGCCTTTACACTCCTGTTCAGCCTGAGCTTTTTTCTCGTGCTGGGATACGGTATGCCTGCCCGGCAACAGCTGAGCAATATGGAGAGAAAATACAGCCCACTGGATGTGGAAAAAATCTCTACAAAGGAAAAACAGCAGATTCGCTTTGTGGTTGTGCTTGGCAATGCAAATATCACCGATCCAGGAATCCCGGAAAGCAACCAATTAAGTAGCACCTCTCTCTACCGTCTGGTGGAGGGAATCCGCATTCAACGGGAACTTCCTCAGACCTTTCTCATCCTCAGCGGCGGAGCAAACCAGGACTCTCAAGCCAATGCTGTTGTTGCAGGTAGGGTGGCTGAGTCTCTGGGCATGAATGAATCTCAACTCATCATTAAAAAAGACCCTAAAGATACCGCAGAGGAGGCCAAACTGCTCCAACCCATGCTCAAAGAGATGCCCTTTATCCTGGTGACTTCGGCAGCGCATATGGAACGGGCCATGAAGCTCTTCCAGGACACAGGGATGCATCCTATCCCCGCGCCTACAGACTTTCTCGTCAAAGACAATAATCAGCTGACCTCTTCTTCTTTTGTGCCCACGCTGGAAAATCTCTGGCTTTCCGAACGGCTGATTTATGCTTGGGGAGCCAAGGCCTGGAATACGGTCAGCAGCTTGATAAAGTAA
- a CDS encoding methylated-DNA--[protein]-cysteine S-methyltransferase codes for MKKHNNLTVTPLFSSKMSSPLGELTLITDNHTLVGINFPGDRARQDFAARATPIKAHTHHTPPLLCQAKTQLDEYFQGKRKIFDLPLRPQGTSFQQAVWACMQEIPFAETRSYGEIATALGNPNKARAVGGAANKNLLPIVIPCHRVIGSTGSLTGFAGGLHMKQFLLDMEKKIPHCIG; via the coding sequence ATGAAAAAACATAATAACCTGACAGTTACCCCCCTCTTCAGCAGCAAGATGTCTAGCCCTCTGGGAGAGCTTACGCTTATTACAGATAATCATACCCTCGTCGGTATTAATTTTCCAGGCGATAGAGCACGACAGGATTTTGCCGCGAGAGCAACCCCGATCAAAGCTCATACTCATCATACTCCCCCCCTGCTCTGCCAGGCCAAAACCCAGCTGGATGAGTATTTCCAGGGAAAAAGAAAAATATTTGATCTGCCGCTCAGGCCCCAGGGAACATCGTTCCAGCAGGCAGTCTGGGCCTGCATGCAGGAGATCCCCTTTGCTGAGACCAGGAGCTATGGTGAGATCGCAACGGCTCTCGGCAATCCCAACAAAGCCAGGGCCGTAGGCGGGGCCGCCAACAAAAATCTGCTTCCCATCGTCATTCCCTGCCACAGGGTGATAGGAAGCACCGGCAGCCTGACCGGCTTTGCCGGGGGCTTGCATATGAAGCAATTCCTGCTGGATATGGAAAAAAAGATTCCACATTGCATCGGATAA
- a CDS encoding IS5 family transposase — MERASYSTDLTDIQFEIINKFLPSPSKTGRPRSYALREILNAIFYLVHTGCQWREIPHDFPKWTSVYYYFRKWKRDGTWFLVKQAIHTDLREEQGKNAEPSAVMIDSQSVKTAQMAETRGFDGNKKVKGRKRHVISDTLGFPLIVKVHDANLSDGKQSISIFQTLFLWFASIKMVWADAAYRGDLADYLWCAFQCRLEIAPTLKTKGFQVVPKRWIIERTFGWFQWDRRLMIDYERQAQSAETMVYIASIRKMLNRYK; from the coding sequence ATGGAACGAGCTAGCTACAGTACAGATCTCACTGATATACAATTTGAAATTATTAATAAATTTCTCCCCTCTCCTTCAAAAACCGGCAGGCCAAGATCTTATGCTCTCAGAGAGATTCTCAACGCAATTTTTTACTTGGTTCACACTGGGTGTCAATGGCGAGAAATTCCGCATGATTTCCCAAAGTGGACCAGCGTTTACTATTACTTTCGTAAATGGAAGCGGGATGGAACCTGGTTTCTCGTCAAGCAGGCAATTCACACGGACCTGCGAGAGGAACAAGGGAAAAACGCTGAGCCTTCTGCGGTTATGATTGATAGTCAATCCGTCAAAACTGCACAGATGGCTGAGACCCGAGGCTTTGACGGCAATAAGAAAGTAAAAGGACGAAAACGCCATGTAATTTCGGATACCCTTGGTTTTCCGCTAATTGTCAAAGTTCATGATGCCAACCTGTCAGATGGAAAGCAGTCTATCTCTATCTTTCAAACTCTTTTTTTGTGGTTTGCTTCCATTAAAATGGTTTGGGCCGATGCCGCTTATCGAGGCGATTTGGCCGACTATTTATGGTGCGCCTTTCAGTGCCGGTTGGAAATCGCTCCCACCTTGAAGACTAAAGGGTTTCAAGTGGTGCCGAAACGCTGGATTATTGAAAGGACCTTCGGCTGGTTCCAATGGGATCGAAGACTGATGATCGACTACGAGCGACAGGCGCAATCAGCCGAAACTATGGTTTACATAGCATCAATCAGGAAGATGCTAAATAGGTATAAATAG
- a CDS encoding AMP-binding protein yields MKTSETSKESSADIYFPVKEYREEGRAPHLNALIDSSCAEYKDLPALGTALQGTISYQELHERILLIAAMLRQVGVSTGDRIALLAENSPNWGTAYFAIIRLGAVCVPILPDLPEEDVLHILTEMACETIFTTRNLIQKITVKELDIHRIITLDDHQDQAFPVAITTFSDFLFQAKNTYGHALQTGDLQFPEPLPDQPASFMYTSGTSGFSKAVILSHKNFCANAYATNEAIHLPPGAVFLSLLPISHAYEFTTGFLMPLIKGATVLYISKVPTPSVLEKICKKERPHALLAVPLVMEKIYKKRVIPVVEGNKALALLCKLPLGRKFLFRRIGAKLHRFFGGRLEILGLGGAALNPEVEQFLRDARFPFLVGYGLSEAAPLLSGGPFEDRTILPGSAGKPVLGVEVRIADPNPQTGVGEILARGPNIMQGYWSNPQASQESLTKDGWLRTGDLGCMDAQGNLCIRGRSKSVIVLSNGENVYPEAIEHRLVSYPMVLDALVLENGPNLEAWVHLDYDNLTEQPHHASHKRSREAGSRQEQIAIELEQIRKSVNSRLGSASKLSAVFEQKQPFVKTATHKIKRYLYTAESLRREAE; encoded by the coding sequence GTGAAAACCTCTGAAACCTCCAAAGAAAGCAGTGCAGATATTTACTTCCCGGTAAAGGAATACCGGGAAGAAGGCCGGGCTCCCCACCTGAACGCCCTGATTGACTCCAGCTGCGCCGAGTATAAGGACCTGCCAGCCCTGGGAACTGCCCTGCAAGGGACGATAAGCTACCAGGAATTGCATGAGCGCATTCTGCTTATTGCAGCCATGCTGCGTCAGGTCGGTGTCAGCACCGGGGATCGGATCGCCCTGCTGGCGGAAAACTCGCCCAACTGGGGCACGGCCTATTTCGCCATTATTCGCCTGGGGGCTGTCTGCGTGCCCATCCTGCCGGATCTGCCTGAGGAAGATGTGCTCCATATCCTCACCGAGATGGCCTGCGAGACAATCTTTACCACGCGCAACCTGATCCAGAAAATCACGGTCAAGGAGCTGGATATCCATCGGATCATCACTCTTGATGATCACCAGGACCAGGCCTTCCCGGTTGCTATAACAACCTTCTCAGACTTTCTCTTCCAGGCAAAAAACACCTATGGTCATGCACTCCAGACCGGGGACCTACAATTCCCCGAGCCTCTGCCGGATCAACCCGCCTCTTTCATGTATACCTCTGGGACCTCGGGATTTTCCAAGGCCGTGATCCTCAGCCATAAAAATTTCTGCGCCAATGCCTATGCCACCAATGAGGCTATCCACCTGCCGCCTGGTGCAGTTTTTCTCTCCCTCCTCCCCATTTCCCATGCCTACGAATTCACCACCGGCTTTCTCATGCCTCTGATTAAGGGGGCCACTGTGCTCTATATCAGCAAGGTACCTACCCCCTCAGTCCTGGAAAAAATCTGCAAAAAAGAACGGCCCCATGCCCTGCTGGCTGTCCCGCTGGTTATGGAAAAAATCTATAAAAAACGGGTTATCCCTGTTGTGGAAGGGAATAAAGCCCTTGCGCTCCTCTGCAAGCTGCCCCTGGGAAGAAAATTTCTTTTTCGGCGGATTGGGGCAAAACTCCATCGTTTTTTTGGCGGACGTCTGGAAATACTCGGGCTGGGTGGAGCTGCCCTGAATCCTGAGGTGGAACAATTTCTTCGCGATGCTCGGTTCCCATTTCTTGTGGGGTATGGCCTCAGCGAGGCTGCCCCTCTGCTTTCTGGCGGTCCTTTTGAAGACCGTACTATCCTGCCCGGCTCTGCGGGCAAGCCTGTGCTGGGGGTGGAAGTGCGCATTGCCGATCCAAACCCTCAAACCGGTGTGGGAGAGATCCTGGCCCGTGGTCCCAATATCATGCAGGGATACTGGTCCAATCCCCAGGCAAGCCAGGAAAGCCTCACCAAGGACGGCTGGCTACGCACCGGGGATCTGGGCTGCATGGATGCACAGGGAAATCTTTGTATACGCGGACGGTCAAAATCGGTTATTGTGCTTTCTAATGGCGAAAATGTCTATCCAGAGGCCATTGAGCATCGCCTTGTCAGCTATCCAATGGTGCTTGATGCCCTGGTGCTTGAAAATGGTCCAAACCTGGAGGCTTGGGTTCATCTGGATTATGATAACCTTACTGAGCAGCCCCATCATGCCTCGCATAAAAGGTCTCGCGAGGCAGGCTCCAGGCAGGAGCAGATTGCCATTGAGCTTGAACAAATTCGCAAAAGCGTGAATAGCCGACTCGGCTCCGCTTCCAAGCTGAGCGCGGTCTTTGAACAAAAGCAGCCCTTTGTCAAAACAGCGACCCATAAAATCAAGCGCTATCTGTATACAGCCGAGAGCTTGCGACGAGAGGCAGAGTAA
- a CDS encoding type II toxin-antitoxin system HicB family antitoxin, with amino-acid sequence MSTISYKGYTAKIEFDPEDNILFGNIIGIRDTVGFHGESVSEVKAAFYEAVDFYLESCAKAGREPDKPFSGKFMVRVDSSLHGKIAAAAVSAGKSLNKWVAETLEQALHAS; translated from the coding sequence ATGAGTACAATCAGTTATAAAGGGTATACGGCGAAGATAGAATTCGACCCGGAAGATAATATTCTGTTCGGTAATATTATCGGTATCCGTGATACTGTGGGGTTTCACGGCGAATCGGTGAGCGAGGTGAAAGCAGCCTTTTATGAAGCTGTTGATTTTTATCTGGAAAGTTGTGCGAAAGCCGGGAGAGAACCGGATAAGCCCTTTTCAGGGAAATTTATGGTCCGAGTAGACTCATCTTTACACGGAAAAATTGCCGCAGCAGCGGTGAGTGCCGGAAAAAGTCTTAATAAATGGGTGGCGGAAACGCTTGAACAGGCTCTTCATGCCTCATGA
- a CDS encoding M20 family metallopeptidase — MFTLTKAQEQRILEIRRTLHRQPELAYQEKKTAALIGKELVRLGIPYTTGLAGGTGIRAELGKGTGPCVALRADMDALPVLEETGLDFSSEQPGIMHACGHDGHTAMLLGAAALLSQNTILEDIGARVVLLFQPAEESGNGASAMLADNCLQDVEMIFCGHIDTHHPVGCLSVDKGLICSFADPFLIEISGQGGHAARPHEAIDAVVVGASLVLNIQTMVSRMINPANPGVITVGKIAAGSVHNVIAGKAVLEGTIRSTHPDTRTQIIKRMQGVVKGLEEMCNARINFTLKQGLPAVINDPVSWSIARQAAQDVVGPDRVISQGLPSLGGEDFSFYQQKIPGTMIRFGAAKEPNAESSTVGPSHSGTFDFDEKVLVYGSRWLATVAVQSLQYLQNS, encoded by the coding sequence TTGTTTACCCTAACTAAGGCGCAGGAGCAGAGAATCCTGGAGATTCGCCGGACCTTGCATCGTCAACCCGAGCTTGCCTATCAGGAAAAAAAGACAGCTGCCCTGATTGGTAAAGAGTTGGTCCGGCTTGGGATTCCCTATACGACGGGGCTGGCCGGTGGCACAGGTATCCGGGCTGAATTGGGCAAGGGAACCGGCCCCTGCGTTGCCCTGCGAGCAGATATGGATGCCCTGCCTGTCCTTGAAGAAACCGGGCTTGATTTCTCCTCCGAGCAGCCAGGAATCATGCATGCCTGTGGTCATGATGGTCATACGGCCATGCTCCTCGGCGCCGCCGCGCTCCTTTCCCAGAACACCATTCTGGAGGATATAGGCGCACGGGTGGTTCTGCTTTTCCAACCCGCTGAAGAATCCGGCAATGGCGCCTCAGCCATGCTTGCTGACAACTGCCTGCAGGATGTGGAGATGATCTTCTGCGGTCATATTGACACCCACCATCCGGTGGGCTGTCTGTCCGTGGACAAAGGGCTGATCTGTTCCTTTGCAGATCCCTTTCTCATAGAGATCTCCGGCCAGGGCGGGCATGCAGCCCGGCCCCATGAGGCCATTGATGCCGTGGTTGTGGGGGCCAGTCTGGTGTTGAATATCCAGACTATGGTTTCACGCATGATCAATCCGGCCAATCCAGGTGTGATTACGGTGGGAAAAATTGCAGCGGGCTCAGTCCATAATGTCATTGCAGGCAAAGCTGTACTTGAGGGCACTATCCGCAGCACCCATCCTGACACCAGAACCCAGATCATCAAAAGAATGCAGGGTGTGGTCAAGGGGCTGGAAGAGATGTGCAATGCCCGAATCAACTTTACCCTGAAGCAGGGCCTGCCTGCGGTGATTAATGATCCGGTTTCCTGGTCCATTGCCCGGCAGGCAGCGCAAGACGTGGTAGGCCCTGACAGAGTTATCTCCCAAGGCCTCCCCAGCCTTGGAGGAGAGGATTTCTCCTTTTATCAACAAAAAATTCCCGGAACCATGATCCGCTTCGGAGCAGCCAAAGAGCCGAATGCAGAGTCGAGCACTGTCGGCCCTTCTCATTCCGGCACCTTTGATTTTGACGAAAAAGTGCTGGTCTACGGGAGCCGATGGTTGGCCACGGTTGCCGTACAAAGCTTGCAATACCTGCAAAATTCGTAA
- a CDS encoding YbdK family carboxylate-amine ligase → MQEIPFSPVFHGSQAYTLGVELEFQLVDRETLDLVPRVSNILQELAPDGSNRIVPEFLQSIVELQTGVCDSVNDVGEDLSRLIHLVEDAASHEKCYLYSTSLHPFADPSAQVVSQGERYQRIMNELQHVGRQFITQGMHVHVGIPDGNTAIKVCDTIQPYLPILLALSCSSPFFCGRDTGFQSYRTKLFEALPIAGISGYLGTWQSYVQEVTHLYEHRAIERLKDLWWDVRPSPKFGTVEVRICDLPCRFYSILGLTATIQALAAYLAEADISSCPVSLQILRCNKWQASRHALEGRFIDPCGLLSKTDLTMREAASRLFQLILPMTERFQTTVHVRELCKILESGTGADRQRRLAEGQKNNFRKMITSLRNDYWLKEQ, encoded by the coding sequence ATGCAAGAGATCCCCTTTTCACCTGTTTTTCATGGCAGTCAGGCCTATACTCTTGGTGTGGAGCTGGAATTTCAGCTTGTGGATCGCGAAACCCTGGACCTGGTGCCACGGGTCAGCAACATTCTGCAAGAGCTGGCCCCGGATGGGAGTAACAGAATCGTTCCAGAATTTTTGCAATCGATCGTCGAACTGCAGACCGGGGTCTGTGACTCGGTCAATGATGTGGGGGAGGACCTCAGCCGTCTGATTCATCTGGTTGAAGATGCTGCGAGCCACGAGAAATGCTACCTCTATTCCACAAGCCTCCATCCCTTTGCAGACCCCTCAGCCCAGGTTGTCAGCCAAGGCGAACGCTATCAACGGATCATGAATGAGTTGCAGCATGTTGGTCGCCAATTCATTACCCAGGGCATGCATGTCCATGTGGGTATCCCTGATGGGAATACCGCGATCAAGGTCTGTGATACCATTCAGCCCTATCTGCCCATCCTCTTGGCCCTGAGCTGTTCCTCGCCCTTTTTCTGCGGCCGGGATACCGGTTTTCAATCCTATCGGACCAAATTATTTGAGGCCTTGCCTATTGCAGGAATTTCCGGTTACCTTGGGACCTGGCAGAGCTACGTCCAAGAGGTCACCCATCTCTATGAGCACCGGGCCATTGAACGCCTCAAAGATCTCTGGTGGGATGTGCGGCCGAGCCCGAAATTCGGCACAGTGGAAGTTCGTATCTGCGACCTGCCCTGTCGTTTTTACTCCATCCTGGGCCTTACGGCTACGATCCAGGCCCTGGCAGCGTATCTGGCAGAGGCTGATATTTCCTCCTGTCCGGTGAGTTTGCAAATCCTACGATGTAATAAATGGCAGGCCTCCCGACATGCACTGGAGGGACGTTTTATTGATCCCTGTGGTTTATTAAGCAAGACCGACTTGACCATGCGGGAGGCAGCAAGCAGGCTTTTTCAGCTCATTCTCCCCATGACAGAAAGATTCCAGACCACAGTCCATGTGCGTGAGCTCTGTAAAATCCTGGAATCTGGCACAGGGGCTGATCGCCAACGACGACTGGCTGAAGGGCAAAAGAATAACTTCAGAAAAATGATCACCAGCCTGCGAAATGATTATTGGCTGAAAGAACAGTAG
- the argJ gene encoding bifunctional glutamate N-acetyltransferase/amino-acid acetyltransferase ArgJ has product MKVKGFSAAAVQAGVRYQNRLDLGLIYSEVPAVTVGMFTSNTVQAAPVVLGKKRLLHGKAQAVLVNSGNANACTGEQGMEAALHTSRLTATALGIEEEMVQVASTGVIGEQLNLEPFEQGIPQLAKALHDDGFEGLSQAIMTTDTVPKTSSATVEVNGVEVNILGIAKGAGMIMPDMATMLCFVVTDAQIPFSALQDMVKTGVEHSFNLITVDGDTSTNDTVLVMANGAAENPWIDEENQESVHIFTDALHKIFKDLALQIVSDGEGTTKVVTIRVTGARSREEAMNGAQTIANSALVKTAFYGEDANWGRIIAALGRSGCQFQPEQVSIAFDDVVIVENGLGCGKEVEKLASKVLQQKQFTVTVDLKDGGESAEVFTTDLTCDYVNINADYRS; this is encoded by the coding sequence ATGAAGGTCAAAGGGTTTAGTGCTGCTGCTGTCCAGGCAGGCGTTCGTTATCAGAATCGGCTGGATCTCGGCCTGATTTACTCTGAAGTTCCGGCTGTCACTGTCGGGATGTTTACAAGCAATACTGTCCAGGCTGCCCCTGTGGTCCTGGGTAAAAAACGATTGCTGCATGGCAAGGCGCAGGCTGTGCTGGTCAATAGCGGCAATGCCAACGCCTGCACCGGCGAACAGGGCATGGAGGCAGCTTTGCATACCAGCAGGCTGACTGCAACAGCACTGGGAATTGAGGAAGAAATGGTCCAGGTGGCCTCCACTGGCGTTATCGGGGAGCAGCTGAATCTGGAGCCCTTTGAGCAGGGGATACCTCAGCTTGCCAAGGCCTTGCACGATGACGGCTTTGAAGGGCTATCCCAAGCCATCATGACCACAGATACCGTGCCCAAAACCTCTTCAGCCACAGTGGAGGTGAACGGCGTAGAGGTGAATATCCTGGGTATTGCCAAAGGCGCGGGGATGATCATGCCGGACATGGCCACCATGCTCTGCTTTGTGGTCACCGATGCCCAGATCCCTTTTTCTGCCTTGCAGGATATGGTCAAGACCGGGGTTGAGCATTCCTTTAACCTGATTACCGTGGACGGTGATACCTCGACCAATGACACGGTTCTGGTTATGGCCAATGGTGCAGCAGAGAATCCCTGGATCGACGAAGAAAATCAGGAGAGTGTACACATCTTCACAGATGCCCTGCACAAGATCTTCAAGGATCTTGCCCTCCAGATCGTCTCTGACGGAGAAGGCACCACCAAGGTGGTTACCATTCGAGTCACTGGAGCACGGAGTAGAGAAGAGGCCATGAACGGTGCCCAGACCATTGCCAACTCCGCCCTGGTCAAAACTGCCTTTTATGGTGAAGATGCCAACTGGGGACGAATTATTGCGGCCCTTGGTCGTTCAGGATGCCAATTTCAACCAGAGCAGGTTTCTATAGCCTTTGACGACGTTGTCATAGTGGAAAACGGGCTCGGTTGCGGTAAAGAGGTTGAGAAACTGGCCTCCAAGGTCTTGCAGCAAAAACAATTTACCGTTACCGTAGACCTGAAGGACGGCGGTGAGAGCGCGGAAGTATTCACCACGGATCTGACCTGCGATTATGTTAATATTAACGCAGATTATCGATCCTGA
- a CDS encoding transposase → MFTIPQELRKIIFSDRMLIKIMMDCASKAAVEVLQSKGVDAVPGILLVVHTFGRDLKFNPHVHMLMTEGGLTSSNQWVDIPFLPYGLLRKKWQYYLLTEIKASLPQTKENVRFIDYLFKSQRNGFYVNGKSKMTSARHAARYIGRYMARPALAEHKITNYDGEEVTFWYIDHKTEVKVTEAIPAKEFIQRLIDHIPLKGFKMVRHYGLYSRRTKTIAIEILMDCKRFIQKTFEFMKSDSRSLSWRERLVQSFGKDPLTCPNCKEKMFLWRIWHPDYGDIFDLSRDGPFVESKSKQECNKRNSSGRQVKWIPQLLPF, encoded by the coding sequence GTGTTTACCATTCCACAAGAACTCCGAAAGATAATTTTTAGTGATCGTATGCTGATCAAGATTATGATGGATTGTGCTTCAAAAGCGGCTGTGGAAGTACTTCAAAGTAAAGGAGTTGATGCTGTTCCGGGAATTCTATTAGTTGTCCATACGTTTGGAAGAGATCTTAAGTTTAATCCGCATGTCCATATGTTAATGACAGAAGGAGGATTAACATCTTCCAATCAGTGGGTTGATATTCCATTTTTGCCATATGGTCTGCTTAGAAAAAAATGGCAATATTATTTGCTGACTGAAATAAAGGCTAGCTTGCCGCAAACAAAAGAAAATGTAAGATTCATAGATTACCTGTTTAAAAGCCAACGTAATGGTTTTTATGTAAATGGTAAAAGCAAGATGACATCAGCAAGACATGCAGCTCGATATATTGGTCGCTATATGGCTCGTCCAGCATTGGCAGAGCACAAGATAACGAATTACGATGGTGAGGAAGTAACATTTTGGTATATTGATCATAAAACAGAAGTTAAAGTTACCGAAGCGATTCCAGCCAAAGAGTTCATACAACGATTAATTGACCATATCCCGCTAAAGGGATTCAAGATGGTCCGCCATTATGGGTTATATTCTCGACGTACAAAAACAATCGCGATAGAGATTTTGATGGACTGTAAACGTTTTATCCAGAAGACTTTTGAATTCATGAAAAGTGATTCAAGGTCATTGAGCTGGAGAGAGCGTCTAGTACAGAGTTTCGGGAAAGATCCGTTAACATGTCCAAACTGTAAAGAAAAAATGTTTTTATGGCGGATTTGGCATCCTGACTATGGAGATATCTTTGATCTGAGCAGAGACGGACCTTTTGTGGAAAGCAAGAGTAAACAAGAATGCAACAAGAGAAACTCTTCGGGTCGGCAGGTTAAGTGGATACCGCAATTGCTTCCGTTTTAA
- a CDS encoding peptide chain release factor 3 → MSSKLKKEIEKRRTFGIISHPDAGKTTLTEKLLLFGGAIKMAGAVKSRKTANHATSDWMSIEQERGISVTTSVMKFNYRDFEINLLDTPGHQDFSEDTYRVLTAVDSALMVIDSAKGVEAQTTKLMEVCRMRNTPIITFINKLDRDGMDPLDILADIEEKLQIECAPLSWPIGMGKRFKGVYDLHRNELNLFTPSQETRPQDRITVQGLDDPRLDELLGGPDAEQLREEVELLHGAANPFSYEDYLKAGQTPVFFGSAINNFGVKELLDNFVELSPAPGPRAALSRDVEPHEEAFSGFTFKIQANMDPAHRDRIAFFRICSGKFTRGMRVKHHRLGKEVNLSKATVFMAQNRENVDEAYPGDIIGIHNHGTIKIGDTFTDKEQLKFTGIPNFAPEHFRRVLLKNPLKTKQLYKGLVQMAEEGAVQLFRPVMGSDYILGAVGVLQFEVTMARLKAEYNVDAIYEMVQYNLARWVTCDDPKKLKVFEARNQGNLAHDAEGHLAFLADGQWRLNHTSELFPEIVFHNTREHN, encoded by the coding sequence GTGAGCAGCAAGCTGAAAAAAGAAATAGAAAAACGGCGCACCTTTGGCATTATCAGTCATCCCGATGCAGGTAAAACCACCCTCACGGAAAAGCTCCTGCTCTTTGGTGGGGCCATTAAGATGGCCGGGGCCGTGAAATCCCGTAAAACCGCTAACCATGCCACCAGTGACTGGATGTCCATTGAGCAGGAGCGCGGTATCTCGGTAACCACCTCGGTGATGAAATTCAATTACCGGGATTTTGAGATCAATCTCCTGGACACCCCGGGACATCAGGATTTTTCCGAGGATACCTACCGGGTCCTCACAGCGGTGGACTCGGCCCTGATGGTGATTGATTCGGCCAAGGGTGTTGAGGCCCAGACCACCAAGTTGATGGAAGTCTGCCGGATGCGCAATACCCCCATCATCACCTTTATTAATAAGCTGGACCGGGACGGCATGGACCCTCTGGACATCCTCGCAGATATTGAGGAAAAGCTCCAGATTGAATGCGCGCCCCTGTCCTGGCCCATTGGTATGGGCAAGCGCTTTAAAGGGGTCTATGATCTGCACCGCAACGAGCTTAACCTCTTTACCCCGAGCCAGGAAACCCGGCCCCAGGATCGGATCACTGTGCAGGGCCTGGATGACCCCCGCCTGGACGAACTCCTGGGCGGGCCAGATGCAGAACAGCTGCGGGAAGAGGTGGAGCTATTGCACGGAGCTGCTAATCCCTTTTCCTATGAGGATTATCTCAAGGCAGGCCAGACCCCGGTGTTTTTTGGTAGTGCCATTAATAATTTCGGAGTCAAAGAGCTACTGGATAATTTTGTTGAGCTTTCCCCGGCTCCTGGGCCACGCGCTGCCCTTTCCCGCGATGTGGAGCCCCATGAGGAGGCCTTTAGCGGCTTTACCTTTAAGATCCAGGCAAATATGGACCCGGCCCATCGTGACCGCATTGCCTTTTTCCGGATCTGTTCCGGCAAGTTCACCCGAGGTATGCGGGTGAAGCATCATCGCCTAGGCAAGGAGGTCAACTTGAGCAAGGCCACGGTTTTTATGGCCCAGAACCGGGAAAACGTGGATGAGGCTTATCCTGGTGACATCATCGGTATCCATAACCACGGCACCATCAAGATCGGCGATACCTTTACAGATAAAGAGCAGCTTAAATTCACGGGCATCCCCAACTTTGCCCCTGAGCATTTTCGCCGGGTGCTGTTAAAGAATCCGCTCAAGACCAAGCAGCTCTATAAGGGGCTGGTGCAGATGGCAGAAGAGGGCGCTGTGCAGCTCTTTCGCCCGGTGATGGGCAGTGATTACATCCTGGGCGCAGTAGGTGTGCTCCAGTTCGAGGTGACTATGGCCCGGCTCAAGGCCGAGTATAATGTGGATGCTATCTATGAGATGGTTCAGTACAACCTTGCTCGCTGGGTGACCTGTGATGATCCGAAAAAGCTCAAGGTCTTTGAGGCCAGAAATCAGGGCAATCTTGCCCATGATGCTGAAGGCCACCTGGCCTTTTTGGCAGACGGCCAATGGCGATTGAACCATACGTCTGAGCTCTTTCCAGAGATTGTTTTTCACAATACCAGGGAACATAACTGA